Proteins from one Salvelinus namaycush isolate Seneca chromosome 34, SaNama_1.0, whole genome shotgun sequence genomic window:
- the LOC120028944 gene encoding olfactory receptor 52E4-like, with product MDNNMSFPSHILQIQGFEFSQTFMYPMFFSILFVYLSLLVSNIGVLIVIIKERNLHQPMYILFCNLSVNDLIGNTVLLPRLMADIVSTERFITYSQCVTQAFFSHTFGSASHMILIIMAFDRYVAICYPLRYTSIMTTKTLVTLSVSAWGASLVLVSVLLGLTIRLSRCRSIILNVYCDNASLFKLSCENVSINNIYGLFFTVLLFTSSMGSIAVTYIRIAVICWTKKSKELNNKALQTCASHLVVYLIMLWSGFLTIILHRFPDYPYLRKLASVLFHVVPAHLNPIIYGLQTKSLRQKIMQILCRKVTHS from the coding sequence ATGGACAACAACATGTCATTTCCAAGCCATATCCTTCAAATCCAGGGTTTTGAATTCTCACAGACATTCATGTATCCCATGTTTTTCTCCATACTGTTTGTTTATCTCTCCCTCCTTGTGTCTAACATTGGTGTCCTGATAGTCATCATCAAGGAAAGAAATTTGCACCAACCAATGTACATCCtcttctgtaacctgtctgtaaatGATCTGATTGGCAACACTGTCTTGTTGCCTCGCCTCATGGCTGACATTGTTTCAACTGAGAGGTTTATCACGTACAGCCAATGTGTTACTCAGGCCTTTTTCAGTCACACGTTTGGATCAGCCTCACATATGATACTGATCATTATGGCCTTTGACAGATATGTGGCCATATGTTACCCGTTAAGGTACACATCAATAATGACAACCAAAACTCTAGTTACGCTGtctgtgtctgcttggggggctTCCCTTGTGTTAGTGTCTGTCCTACTGGGTCTCACCATAAGGCTTTCCCGCTGCAGGTCAATCATTCTAAATGTTTATTGTGACAATGCGTCATTGTTCAAGCTATCCTGTGAGAACGTTTCAATCAACAACATTTATGGACTCTTTTTCACAGTTCTGCTCTTTACTTCTTCAATGGGAAGCATAGCTGTCACTTATATCAGGATTGCTGTGATTTGCTGGACCAAGAAAAGCAAGGAGCTGAACAACAAAGCATTGCAGACCTGTGCAAGCCACCTGGTGGTGTATCTCATTATGCTGTGGAGTGGGTTTCTAACCATCATACTGCATCGCTTTCCAGACTATCCATATTTGAGAAAACTGGCTTCTGTTCTATTTCATGTTGTCCCTGCTCATTTAAATCCAATTATCTACGGCTTGCAAACAAAGTCATTGAGGCAGAAAATTATGCAAATACTCTGTCGGAAAGTTACACACTCATAA
- the LOC120029084 gene encoding olfactory receptor 52B2-like, protein MENVSFTLSYKLTLDPFSIPPGGKYPIFFLGIAIYSFGVFCNLTLLSVIVMQRNLHKPMYFILFSLPLNDLIGITAMLPKVLSDIVTETNTVFYPLCVIQGFLLHMYGGAILFILAAMAFDRYVAICQPLRYSTIMTPRNVAVIILLVWGLDLLLILLLFSLQINLPRCRSSIMNVFCDNPSLLKLTCGNTTLNNVIGLFNTALMQIISVSIQIFSYVKILITCLVTRKSDATSKALNTCVAQLVIFFIFEVVGTFTILSHRFKNVSADLQKIMGMLIFLVPPLMNPIVYGLNASEIRITLLKVFLNKVSV, encoded by the coding sequence ATGGAGAACGTATCCTTCACCCTCAGCTATAAGTTAACTCTGGACCCATTTTCTATTCCACCTGGTGGAAAGTATCCCATCTTTTTCCTGGGCATTGCTATCTATTCATTTGGTGTGTTCTGCAACCTGACCTTACTGTCCGTCATCGTCATGCAAAGGAACCTTCACAAACCCATGTATTTTATTCTCTTCAGTCTTCCTCTCAACGATCTGATAGGAATCACTGCAATGCTCCCAAAGGTGCTGTCAGACATTGTGACTGAGACAAACACGGTCTTTTACCCTCTCTGTGTTATTCAGGGGTTTTTGCTCCACATGTACGGAGGTGCGATTCTCTTTATTCTTGCGGCTATGGCCTTTGATCGTTATGTTGCCATCTGCCAGCCGTTGAGGTACAGTACTATTATGACACCCAGGAATGTGGCAGTCATTATTTTACTGGTTTGGGGTCTTGACCTCCTCTTGATCCTACTGCTGTTCTCTCTGCAGATAAATCTGCCCCGGTGTAGATCCTCCATAATGAATGTGTTTTGTGATAACCCCTCCCTTCTTAAACTCACCTGTGGTAATACTACACTGAATAATGTCATAGGACTGTTTAACACAGCACTCATGCAGATTATAAGTGTATCCATTCAGATTTTTTCCTATGTGAAGATTCTGATCACTTGCTTGGTTACAAGAAAGTCTGACGCTACGAGTAAGGCTTTGAACACCTGTGTGGCACAGTTGGTCATATTCTTCATATTTGAGGTTGTAGGAACCTTCACAATTTTATCACACAGATTCAAGAATGTCTCAGCTGACTTGCAAAAGATTATGGGCATGCTCATCTTTCTAGTACCTCCACTTATGAATCCAATTGTATACGGGCTGAATGCAAGTGAAATACGAATCACCCTACTGAAAGTATTTCTCAACAAAGTATCAGTCTGA